The Miscanthus floridulus cultivar M001 chromosome 7, ASM1932011v1, whole genome shotgun sequence genome includes a region encoding these proteins:
- the LOC136462337 gene encoding serine/threonine-protein kinase Nek6-like, with product MAPCAGSPRSTGRGFVFSSLLEKVLATAAADHAASSSSSSAKQRVRAMEQYEVVEQISRGAYGSAYLVLHKAERKRYVMKKIRLSKQNDKFQRTAYQEMSLMASLSNPYIVEYKDGWVDEGTSVCIVTSYCEGGDMAERIKKARGILFSEERVCRWFTQLLLALDYLHCNRVLHRDLKCSNILLTRDNNIRLADFGLAKLLMEDLASSVVGTPNYMCPEILADIPYGYKSDIWSLGCCMFEILAHCPAFKATDMAALVNKINRSSISPMPPIYSSALKQIVKSMLRKNPEHRPTAGELLRHPHLQPYLAESCNCSPIYLPVKPNKSNLVDKQSKKPSSGRKRTLKANGSNETLETAAEHTVEARESSTNFSDVSTIGTQEALILQMPVDLDARSKEQRNSDVLSLQHAAENLMATTDRQIDATIRLKAIRTSNVKEEAPVTVSNQKFNEAPIPNEELTIGVVQEQKKDVKPRSYPPAKPELCDTTITEESSPISTLKLAHAESAPAEWDHLNIVQQRADALESLLELCAKLLEQERLDELAGVLRPFGEGAVSSRETAIWLTKSLMTPPKFGESPTKLL from the exons ATGGCGCCGTGCGCCGGTTCGCCGAGGTCTACGGGGAGGGGATTTGTGTTCTCTTCACTATTGGAGAAAG TTCTCGCAACGGCCGCAGCAGACCACGccgcttcttcctcctcctcctctgccaagCAGAGAGTCCGGGCGATGGAGCAGTACGAGGTGGTGGAGCAGATCAGCCGGGGCGCCTACGGCTCCGCCTACCTCGTCCTCCACAAGGCCGAGCGCAAGAG GTACGTGATGAAGAAGATCCGCCTCTCCAAGCAGAACGACAAGTTCCAGCGGACCGCTTACCAGGAG ATGTCCCTGATGGCAAGCCTCAGCAACCCGTACATCGTCGAGTACAAGGACGGATGGGTGGACGAG GGGACCTCCGTCTGCATTGTCACAAGCTACTGCGAAGGAGGGGACAT GGCCGAGAGGATCAAGAAGGCAAGGGGAATCCTATTCTCAGAAGAG AGGGTGTGTCGGTGGTTCACGCAATTGCTCCTTGCCCTTGACTACCTGCACTGTAACCGCGTGCTCCACCGTGATCTCAAG TGTTCCAACATTTTATTGACAAGGGATAACAATATCAGACTCG CTGACTTTGGGTTGGCGAAACTGCTCATGGAGGACCTTGCCTCATCG GTTGTAGGAACCCCAAACTATATGTGCCCAGAAATACTAGCAGACATACCTTATGGATACAAATCCGATATATGGTCACTTG GTTGCTGTATGTTTGAGATTTTAGCACACTGTCCTGCATTCAAAGCTACA GACATGGCAGCATTAGTCAACAAAATAAACAGATCTTCAATATCTCCAATGCCCCCGATATACTCATCAGCACT GAAGCAGATAGTGAAGAGCATGCTAAGGAAAAATCCAGAACATAGGCCTACT GCTGGGGAGCTGCTGAGGCATCCACATCTGCAGCCATATCTTGCTGAATCGTGCAACTGTTCACCGATCTATCTTCCAGTGAAGCCCAACAAAAGTAACCTGGTAGACAAGCAATCAAAGAAGCCAAGCAGTGGCAGAAAGCGAACTCTGAAAGCCAATGGATCCAATGAAACATTAGAAACTGCAGCAGAGCACACTGTTGAAGCAAGAGAAAGCTCCACGAACTTTTCAGATGTATCAACTATTGGTACCCAGGAAGCCTTGATTTTGCAAATGCCGGTGGATCTTGATGCCAGAAGCAAAGAACAGCGGAACAGTGATGTTTTATCACTTCAGCATGCAGCGGAGAACTTGATGGCGACAACTGATCGACAGATTGATGCGACCATACGTCTTAAAGCTATAAGAACCAGTAATGTAAAAGAGGAGGCCCCAGTCACTGTTTCAAATCAAAAGTTTAACGAGGCACCAATACCAAATGAGGAATTGACAATTGGAGTAGTGCAGGAACAAAAGAAGGATGTGAAGCCACGCTCTTATCCGCCAGCAAAACCAGAGTTGTGTGACACAACTATAACAGAGGAATCATCACCAATTAGCACACTAAAACTGGCGCATGCAGAGAGTGCACCTGCGGAGTGGGATCATCTGAACATAGTTCAGCAGAGAGCCGATGCTCTGGAGTCACTCCTCGAGCTCTGCGCGAAGCTCCTGGAGCAGGAGAGGCTCGATGAGCTAGCAGGTGTTCTTCGGCCATTCGGTGAAGGAGCCGTGTCATCCAGAGAGACGGCAATATGGCTGACCAAGAGCTTGATGACTCCACCAAAGTTTGGAGAGTCCCCAACAAAGCTTCTGTAA
- the LOC136466381 gene encoding uncharacterized protein, with the protein MWGLVRQGLRWGRRRRTVRVVDESALGADGDVDGGAAPPAAGGAVAAPTLGSALARALLALACAIRFDGEDVGATEEAWAATGWRPRADEVSHLMVRESMRYAIYA; encoded by the coding sequence ATGTGGGGCCTGGTGCGGCAGGGCCTGAGatggggccggcggcggcggacggTGCGGGTGGTGGACGAGAGTGCGCTCGGTGCAGACGGCGACGTTGACGGTGGCGCCGCTCCGCCGGCCGCTGGCGGCGCGGTGGCGGCGCCGACGCTGGGCAGCGCCCTGGCCAGGGCGCTGCTGGCGCTGGCGTGCGCCATCCGCTTCGACGGCGAGGACGTCGGCGCGACCGAGGAGGCGTGGGCCGCCACCGGGTGGCGCCCGCGCGCCGACGAGGTCAGCCACCTCATGGTGCGCGAGAGCATGCGCTACGCCATCTACGCCTAG